From the genome of Sphingomonas sp. HMP6, one region includes:
- the rlmN gene encoding 23S rRNA (adenine(2503)-C(2))-methyltransferase RlmN, producing the protein MPNSATTLMAIPGHIDPVPVPRALTPRSDGRIDLLGLTKADLRMALETSQLDPKQAKLRAKQLWHWIYNRGVTDFALMTDISKTMQPWLEQRFTISRPQVVEAQVSTDGTRKWLLRTDDGNDYEMVFIPDADRGTLCISSQVGCTLNCSFCHTGTMRLVRNLEPSEIVGQVMLARDALGEWPSQPEGRMLTNIVLMGMGEPLYNFDNVRDAMKIVMDGDGIGLSRRRITLSTSGIVPLIARAGEEISVNLAISLHAVTKEVRDELVPINKKYGIEELLQACADYPGANNARRITFEYVMLKDKNDSDADARELVRLLRKFDLPAKVNLIPFNPWPGAPYECSTPERIKSFSNIVFDAGISAPVRTPRGRDIDAACGQLKTASEKVSRAELDRQEAKLAASV; encoded by the coding sequence ATGCCCAACTCCGCGACGACCCTCATGGCCATTCCCGGCCATATCGACCCCGTTCCCGTCCCCCGCGCGCTCACCCCGCGCAGCGACGGGCGGATCGATCTGCTCGGCCTGACCAAGGCCGATCTGCGCATGGCGCTCGAAACCTCGCAGCTCGACCCCAAACAGGCGAAACTGCGCGCGAAACAGCTCTGGCACTGGATCTACAATCGCGGCGTCACCGATTTCGCGCTGATGACCGATATATCGAAGACGATGCAGCCGTGGCTGGAACAGCGCTTCACGATCAGCCGCCCGCAAGTCGTCGAGGCGCAAGTCTCCACCGACGGCACGCGCAAATGGCTGCTGCGCACCGATGACGGCAATGATTATGAGATGGTGTTCATCCCCGATGCCGACCGCGGCACGCTGTGCATCTCGAGCCAGGTCGGCTGCACGCTCAATTGCAGCTTCTGCCACACCGGCACGATGCGGCTGGTGCGCAATCTCGAGCCGTCGGAAATCGTCGGCCAGGTGATGCTCGCGCGCGATGCGCTGGGCGAATGGCCGAGCCAGCCCGAGGGCCGTATGCTCACCAACATCGTGCTGATGGGGATGGGCGAGCCGCTCTACAATTTCGACAATGTCCGCGATGCGATGAAGATCGTGATGGATGGCGACGGCATCGGCCTGTCGCGCCGCCGCATCACGCTGTCGACCAGCGGGATCGTGCCCTTGATCGCGCGCGCGGGCGAGGAGATTTCGGTCAACCTCGCGATATCGCTCCACGCCGTGACCAAGGAAGTCCGCGACGAGCTCGTGCCGATCAACAAGAAATACGGCATCGAGGAATTGCTGCAGGCGTGCGCCGATTATCCCGGCGCCAACAACGCCCGGCGCATCACCTTCGAATATGTCATGCTCAAGGACAAGAACGACAGCGACGCCGACGCGCGCGAGCTGGTGCGGTTGCTGCGCAAATTCGATCTGCCCGCCAAGGTGAACCTCATCCCGTTCAACCCCTGGCCCGGCGCGCCGTACGAATGTTCGACGCCGGAGCGGATCAAGAGCTTCTCGAACATCGTGTTCGACGCCGGGATTTCAGCGCCGGTCCGCACCCCGCGCGGGCGCGACATCGATGCGGCGTGCGGGCAGTTGAAGACGGCGAGCGAGAAGGTCTCACGGGCGGAGTTGGACCGGCAGGAAGCGAAGCTGGCGGCGTCGGTGTAA
- a CDS encoding aldo/keto reductase, with protein sequence MSLTDFRTLGRSGLVVSPLALGTMTFGPGGWNADDGTARAIFDAYRAAGGNFIDTADIYSGGESERLIGHFLKDSGSRDEIVLSTKFGFNGSANPLSATQTGGGNPNAGGAGAKNIHRALDASLKRLGTDHIDLYWMHIWDGVTPAAEIVQTLGDLVRSGKIRYYALSDMPAWLAMQAATIARERGVPGPIALQLEYSLVARDVEAEHFPAAREAGMAVVPWSPLGGGFLTGKYARGDTADSGRLSGPNPFGDSKFVDRNWGILEVLKAVADEIGRSPAEVALAWVMARKGVDATLIGARTVAQLESNIAATTIALSDDQMQRLDTVSAPVPGFTASLAHPGVRRMVFGGHSVAGWGER encoded by the coding sequence ATGTCGCTCACCGATTTTCGCACGCTTGGCCGGTCGGGCCTCGTCGTCAGCCCGCTTGCGCTTGGCACGATGACCTTTGGCCCCGGCGGCTGGAACGCCGATGACGGCACGGCGCGCGCGATCTTCGATGCGTATCGCGCGGCGGGCGGGAATTTCATCGACACTGCCGACATCTATTCGGGCGGGGAGAGCGAGCGGCTGATCGGGCACTTCCTCAAGGACAGCGGGTCGCGCGACGAGATCGTGCTGTCGACCAAGTTCGGCTTCAACGGTTCGGCCAACCCGCTGAGCGCGACGCAGACCGGCGGCGGCAATCCCAATGCCGGGGGTGCGGGGGCCAAGAACATCCACCGCGCGCTCGACGCGTCGCTCAAACGGCTCGGGACCGATCATATCGATCTGTACTGGATGCATATCTGGGACGGGGTGACCCCGGCGGCGGAGATCGTCCAGACGCTCGGCGACCTCGTCCGGAGCGGCAAGATCCGCTATTATGCGCTGTCGGACATGCCCGCCTGGCTGGCGATGCAGGCCGCGACGATCGCGCGCGAGCGTGGCGTGCCGGGGCCGATCGCGCTGCAGCTCGAATATTCGCTCGTCGCGCGCGATGTCGAGGCCGAGCATTTCCCCGCAGCGCGCGAAGCCGGGATGGCGGTGGTGCCGTGGAGCCCGCTTGGCGGGGGTTTCCTGACCGGCAAATATGCGCGGGGTGACACTGCGGATAGCGGTCGGCTGAGCGGGCCGAACCCGTTCGGCGACAGCAAGTTTGTCGATCGCAATTGGGGTATCTTGGAGGTGCTGAAGGCGGTGGCGGATGAAATCGGGCGATCACCTGCCGAGGTGGCGCTCGCCTGGGTGATGGCGCGCAAGGGGGTCGACGCGACGCTGATCGGCGCGCGGACGGTGGCGCAACTCGAGAGCAACATCGCGGCGACGACGATCGCCTTGAGCGACGATCAGATGCAGCGGCTTGATACGGTGAGCGCGCCGGTGCCGGGGTTCACTGCGTCGCTTGCGCATCCGGGCGTCCGGCGGATGGTGTTCGGCGGGCACAGCGTCGCCGGGTGGGGTGAGCGCTAA
- a CDS encoding sulfite exporter TauE/SafE family protein, which yields MNATALLLPAAAGVLGGAMNALAGGGTFATLPALIALGLPANTANATSNVALLPGAATSAWAFRDELGPVGGVSVPLLSAITFVGGLGGSLLLAATPSHVFDLVIPWLLLFAFIVIAFGKRAADALKQRVAIGPRTLIVAQGCLGIYGGYFGGGVGLMTTAIYGLLAGVSPRALFAPRTLMLAIANLAAAFVFIAVGLVRWAACLPMLAGGIVGGWAGAHIGKRLSPGLVRGWTLLVTAVTTGVFFWRAYF from the coding sequence ATGAACGCCACCGCCCTGCTCCTCCCCGCCGCCGCAGGCGTACTCGGCGGGGCGATGAACGCGCTCGCCGGGGGTGGCACTTTTGCGACGTTACCCGCGCTGATCGCACTCGGCCTGCCCGCGAACACCGCCAACGCCACCTCGAACGTCGCGCTGCTCCCAGGAGCGGCGACCAGTGCCTGGGCGTTTCGCGATGAGCTTGGGCCGGTCGGCGGGGTGAGCGTGCCGCTGCTCAGCGCGATCACCTTCGTCGGCGGGTTGGGCGGCAGCCTGCTGCTCGCCGCGACGCCCAGCCATGTGTTCGACCTCGTCATCCCGTGGTTGCTGCTCTTCGCCTTCATCGTCATCGCCTTCGGCAAACGCGCAGCCGATGCCTTAAAGCAGCGCGTCGCGATCGGCCCGCGCACGCTGATCGTCGCGCAGGGGTGCCTTGGCATCTATGGCGGCTATTTCGGCGGCGGTGTCGGGTTGATGACCACCGCGATCTACGGTCTGCTCGCCGGCGTTTCCCCCCGCGCTTTGTTCGCGCCGCGCACCTTGATGCTCGCGATCGCCAATCTCGCCGCCGCGTTCGTCTTCATTGCGGTCGGTCTGGTGCGCTGGGCGGCGTGCCTGCCGATGCTGGCTGGCGGAATCGTCGGCGGCTGGGCTGGGGCGCATATCGGCAAGCGGCTGTCGCCCGGACTGGTACGCGGCTGGACCTTGCTGGTGACGGCGGTGACGACGGGTGTGTTCTTCTGGCGCGCCTATTTCTGA
- a CDS encoding TetR/AcrR family transcriptional regulator has product MKSPDTTPAPRKTGRPRSFDRDAALEQAMFAFWRHGYETTSIADLTAAMGVTAPSLYTAFGDKQRLFLEAVQRYAGDPQAMADRIASAATAYDAARDLLTGAAIAYTGDATPKGCLLASATASGSPDSAAVQRAVADIRTGIARHLAARIERDMAGGALPQDTDPAALAGLVMAVIQGMSVLARDGASRATLLSIGTAALAAWPMR; this is encoded by the coding sequence ATGAAATCCCCCGACACGACCCCCGCGCCCCGCAAGACCGGCCGCCCGCGCTCGTTCGACCGCGACGCCGCGCTGGAACAAGCGATGTTCGCCTTCTGGCGGCACGGCTATGAAACCACCTCGATCGCCGATCTGACCGCCGCGATGGGCGTCACCGCACCGAGCCTCTACACCGCATTCGGCGACAAGCAGCGGCTTTTCCTCGAAGCGGTGCAGCGCTACGCGGGCGACCCGCAAGCAATGGCCGACCGGATCGCCAGCGCGGCCACCGCCTATGACGCCGCGCGCGACCTGCTGACCGGCGCCGCCATCGCCTATACCGGCGACGCGACCCCCAAAGGCTGTCTGCTGGCCAGCGCCACCGCCAGCGGCTCCCCCGATTCCGCCGCCGTCCAGCGCGCCGTCGCCGACATTCGGACCGGAATCGCGCGCCATCTCGCTGCCCGGATCGAACGCGACATGGCGGGCGGCGCACTCCCTCAGGACACCGATCCCGCCGCCTTGGCCGGGCTGGTGATGGCCGTGATCCAGGGCATGTCGGTCCTCGCCCGCGACGGTGCATCCCGCGCCACCCTATTGTCGATCGGCACCGCTGCGCTGGCAGCATGGCCAATGCGCTGA
- a CDS encoding IS1380 family transposase, whose translation MADDSGFSFTFPAIRGRKITAAFDGGRLTSDGGVLLLAQAERRLGIADRLAACIADPRDQGRVIHRVADILRARMLAISCGYEDANDLDALRHDPGFKLALGKLPGDPFGLASQPTMSRWENAPTTRELIRLTGTLVDLYCASYPVPPAAVTLDIDDTVDVVHGAQQLSFWNGHYGERCFLPIHVYDTATGRPVAMLLRTGKTPSGKEVAGHVRRLVRRIRRHWPDTRITLRGDGHYGRPEPMAWCEANGIDYIFGLPGNRTLHADPVIVREGDACATDRALQGLVELRRYAETRYAAKTWGNTERRVVARIEASSLGLDIRLVVTSLAEGSAERIYDTLYCARGQAENLIKLHKTQLKSDRTSCCSANANQMRLILHTAAYWLMWAVRHAMPATATLRTAEFATIRLRLLKVAARVVETTSRIRIAFASACPDAALFRSIALNLRTTGP comes from the coding sequence ATGGCCGACGATAGTGGGTTCTCCTTCACCTTCCCAGCCATTCGTGGTCGAAAAATCACCGCCGCGTTCGACGGCGGTCGGCTGACGTCGGACGGCGGCGTGCTACTGCTCGCACAGGCCGAGCGGCGGTTGGGGATCGCGGATCGGCTCGCCGCCTGCATCGCTGATCCGCGCGATCAGGGTCGGGTGATCCACCGGGTCGCCGACATCTTGCGCGCCCGCATGCTCGCGATCTCGTGTGGGTATGAAGACGCCAATGATCTCGACGCCCTGCGGCATGATCCAGGGTTCAAGCTGGCGCTCGGCAAACTGCCGGGTGATCCGTTCGGGCTGGCCAGCCAGCCGACGATGAGCCGGTGGGAAAACGCGCCGACTACGCGCGAGTTGATCCGTCTGACCGGTACGCTGGTCGACCTTTATTGCGCGAGCTACCCCGTGCCACCTGCGGCGGTGACGCTCGACATCGATGATACCGTCGACGTCGTACACGGCGCGCAGCAGCTCTCTTTCTGGAACGGCCACTACGGCGAGCGCTGCTTCCTGCCGATCCATGTCTACGACACCGCTACCGGGCGGCCGGTTGCGATGCTGCTGCGCACCGGCAAAACGCCGTCGGGCAAGGAAGTCGCCGGCCATGTTCGCCGGCTCGTGCGACGTATCCGTCGCCACTGGCCCGATACCCGGATCACGCTGCGCGGCGATGGTCATTACGGTCGGCCAGAGCCGATGGCCTGGTGCGAGGCGAACGGAATCGACTACATCTTCGGGCTGCCCGGCAACCGCACGCTCCACGCCGATCCCGTCATCGTTCGGGAAGGCGATGCCTGCGCGACCGACCGGGCATTGCAGGGACTGGTCGAACTAAGGCGTTACGCAGAGACGCGCTACGCTGCGAAAACCTGGGGGAATACCGAACGTCGCGTCGTTGCTCGCATCGAGGCGAGCAGCCTCGGCCTCGACATCCGCCTCGTTGTCACCTCGCTTGCCGAGGGCAGCGCTGAACGGATCTATGACACGCTTTACTGCGCCCGCGGCCAGGCGGAAAACTTGATCAAGCTGCATAAAACGCAGCTGAAGAGCGACCGAACCTCCTGCTGCTCGGCCAACGCCAATCAGATGCGGCTCATCCTTCACACCGCCGCCTACTGGCTGATGTGGGCCGTGCGGCACGCTATGCCCGCAACCGCCACGCTCCGCACCGCCGAGTTCGCGACCATCCGCCTGCGGCTGCTCAAGGTCGCCGCGCGCGTCGTCGAAACCACCAGCCGCATCCGCATCGCCTTCGCAAGCGCCTGTCCCGATGCCGCGCTGTTCCGATCCATCGCGCTCAACTTGCGCACCACGGGACCATGA
- a CDS encoding c-type cytochrome gives MKTLPIAVLVLLAACHPAAESPKKITLTSQTIALPVETATLPAEILTVNCAACHSPEMILSQPKLKPEQWQAEVTKMRGAYKASIDEKDDAAIVAALLDLPNQK, from the coding sequence ATGAAGACGCTTCCGATCGCCGTTCTGGTCCTGCTCGCCGCGTGCCATCCGGCGGCGGAGAGCCCTAAGAAGATCACGCTCACCTCGCAGACGATCGCGCTTCCGGTCGAGACCGCGACGCTCCCGGCGGAGATCCTGACGGTCAATTGCGCCGCGTGCCATTCGCCCGAGATGATCCTCAGCCAGCCCAAGCTCAAGCCCGAGCAATGGCAGGCCGAGGTGACCAAGATGCGCGGGGCCTATAAAGCGAGCATCGACGAGAAGGACGATGCGGCGATCGTGGCGGCGCTCCTGGATCTGCCCAATCAGAAATAG